The following coding sequences are from one Penaeus monodon isolate SGIC_2016 chromosome 21, NSTDA_Pmon_1, whole genome shotgun sequence window:
- the LOC119586724 gene encoding uncharacterized protein LOC119586724 translates to MCTIRAPTHEVAEAVHSDLKGTSNDIVYRTTAQSLKMQISVLFVALALAVVSAEEAEENTRLLLGAHPQVTSQHSLTFASSSGPLSPSGLLFSIFSSAAPSKPRPHTTHRPYPTTPHQSCTYWCTTPENQFYCCEHGPTKPTLPPFGRPGCCPAVRPECPTTRVGPPETCSHDHACTRNPTDKCCFDRCLGRHVCKPAQPCYPF, encoded by the exons ATGTGCACTATAAGAGCTCCCACACACGAGGTTGCGGAGGCAGTCCACTCCGACCTCAAAGGGACAAGCAACGATATCGTCTACAGAACGACGGCGCAAAGTCTAAAG ATGCAGATATCGGTGCTATTTGTGGCTTTAGCTCTGGCTGTGGTTTCAGCAGAAGAGGCGGAGGAAAACACTCGTCTTCTGCTCGGGGCTCATCCTCAAGTGACCAGTCAACACAGCCTTACCTTCGCGTCCTCTTCGGGCCCCTT GAGTCCTTCCGGCCTGCTTTTTAGCATTTTCAGCAGCGCTGCACCATCGAAGCCACGCCCTCACACGACACATAGACCATACCCCACAACGCCCCATCAGTCGTGCACCTACTGGTGTACCACGCCCGAAAATCAGTTCTACTGCTGCGAGCACGGGCCCACCAAACCTA CATTGCCTCCTTTCGGGAGACCCGGATGCTGCCCCGCTGTCCGTCCTGAGTGCCCGACTACCCGCGTCGGTCCTCCAGAGACCTGCTCCCACGACCACGCTTGCACCAGGAACCCCACAGACAAATGCTGCTTCGACCGATGCCTGGGGCGTCATGTTTGTAAACCTGCGCAACCGTGTTATCCTTTCTAG